In a single window of the Tigriopus californicus strain San Diego chromosome 2, Tcal_SD_v2.1, whole genome shotgun sequence genome:
- the LOC131892044 gene encoding protein ELYS-like produces the protein MSHWPTLGSCSSLISFPSCVRQHLSLNAGGQLLSQGSLSPEDQLAFVSQGCHLEVIHAQTNERLAAWTFGPPVVTAGITSPGSNPRILDHEITCVSELMTKAWPNPTGVDPEDAVNRRCAVVGLANGLVCVLDLKSSKVIRAIQMGQRVTALSVVSPMGGPMANHRTMAEELMFFYGIVAVGTLEGHLYLVDLGLDLSSQDVLLDTDHLEADVTSSEKYPAQLHFIAPKNESSRANIADIRQKVMRRGQHLALSLNESSYVNRAFQHVSSATGDSTYFPEESVTVCSLKYIPQLATLAAGFNYGSWQMWNIGRLFLEFSSNYGGPESLPVVEFTFQEPENDPRHFCYIWTMQSENDYDLLSEKLAVNSVSSIALHALSYENRDDGEQYGVLYTGLTSCTPRFEYRLSGNSVTDDELVGTLGISCSTLGFDTTASALRSSQDNEDFSDADGVSSNLGLAVFLWQVHLKDEPQPEFYFGLFDLNAWYQAQMPSGVDPACTNHCSFLSICPLEDLVLSAKDSLDFGMNPVQLLNIGIDVNSLSRYQSLSNAEQHFFPSALTFEIVALMREGFMYVTNLGLQRKVLLELQTRGRVDLADPQHLHHLCVLSGLVSQDFPGTLSTQEQRSQLLTVALENHLVSLLTGCVWHWKDGKYVNAGCSLKMILDWSWERVTQIKHSIDKVTLPLFDLSCLELNEATRKSLLQSSQQLRHLCSVNEALIKHAGIVTEHGMQDLETKYEVTNLVNQYLEVILWFFNAKLLPELPEEDSNEDPESSNNPYPVALLMSIYKAKRERMKKQLSKYSFNDTPCLIIDGLCDEFGENLHVNFERAGGDGLYPPPTLHALLTMYLINLGTDVNKHRIVQYLFLDIASYLHGDKWAYLIDNLIKFPSAFSVPPSIIKLTQAFWLLDHEDFEEAMTMLSDPLISNQDIADWQHRVILVLFLVQNQPKLALKYSRIRKPPQKDLSDIQLHIAILLANGMVHEAFQYQRNRRNTRNASEMLQHFLEKAEELGKLDSVLQLSLVTVEEKELILFLERSSRPSSQEILLMYYLQRSRYSEAMQLNEKLDTMPGSRETSQTRRAIMERFSRNNLIPNTLMHRFSKATSLSDRLKLNAPNRAFPVPLSLEIKTREFNPIFHASAIQEQMEKKKQELEEQTRAHMAAFTPFRPREQRSLAKRKYSEIPAVVFPKDVSLNESSLSSLNGSVQGDLDVTPPPFKRHRLSEMPPLSAAGKKRMASFRDQPSISAHILSVLETPVINRTKGKRSMAEIVLGKDPPAIATPQSILKVKRLMSAQSPSPASESGAGGVGGARWNFSPEEDPEAESWLMRARQNEASQSRDSTPAKSLRFNVPKKLDIEGGVEDDDVEEGQIVGETKDDDADDVSVEEKKHVQFHIQFSLEEFPEESAKLLALVKNLPEPEDCRMEDAPEAAEQIEAETAKFEEIDPQVAPQPQIVVDDAPVREEDMDEPIEILEPDPLEEALETVENVVEIEVAIEEVPNEVEAEPVENLTVIVEGSGESVEKPLTPPEPPSMGEVSVTEVQDEDGDDEPDSKIELSMMADLAVPNDDGTMAVDQIEVKVQVETHVEVSTPSREVNLEEIQDIIADRERSGTPQSSSGSPNKTKVSWSSRIPRPVAEGQPIRSTTSLSRTLAEEILGEALHDDDEEEETDKSSENVEERNISDDVETEATESHSEVAVEVVQSQTLENVEQEPQLSQTSTEDAEKLNTSSKSSEDANVDDGNTVEKSSDPTLNKADSDEAKEVEKSSSPASSKTSSDEVKEVPSITVSTEEIEFQESSRPSDESIPDAEESEAKRDLPSSRKSSRSSVVQPHEDVVKTPKAKVSQSSLVLEPETSSKRSSRSSRLSVDQESTLDDSPSKPLRRSSRSSRGAPSPSKCDCHPNDSPEKKGPTDTDEPVVRKRGRPRKNDTPIKKASLSRSSRSSITPLAEVHEEEDKMATPAKRASRSSRRSVTPLHEHFEDPGTQSPVKRASRSSRRSVTPLLKAEEEEDVEKEKETESPTKRTSRSSQNSVVRQAEVEKEDEEKDKETGSPFKSTSRSSRRSVTPLLEAEEEGDEEKDKQTESPTERTSRSSQSSVTPQVKVEKEKAPKIGTPSKRTSRSSRRSVTPLPEAQDEKQEEAEVNTAKKQGRPKKDDTPVKPRSRRSSRSETVTPLPDLEEDLEAEIEEQREDPPPIRTRRSSGGSTRGRVSRSNVSVMEALPEVAEEMTEVQDEVHKTPARRSTRSQSNQSSQLDRMFEKEDSPPLTRSRAKSLEPSPVKSRRFTLSKTF, from the exons ATGAGCCATTGGCCTACTTTGGGTTCCTGCTCGTCTCTGATCTCGTTTCCATCCTGTGTACGGCAACACTTAAGCCTGAATGCAGGGGGACAGCTGTTGAGTCAAGGCTCCCTATCGCCTGAGGATCAACTAGCTTTTGTATcccagggatgccatttggaGGTCATCCATGCCCAGACGAATGAACGCTTAGCCGCCTGGACCTTTGGCCCGCCGGTCGTCACGGCTGGGATCACCTCTCCCGGGTCCAATCCACGAATTTTGGATCATGAAATTACCTGCGTGAGTGAGCTCATGACCAAAGCCTGGCCCAATCCAACTGGCGTGGACCCCGAAGACGCGGTGAATCGAAGATGTGCCGTTGTGGGTTTGGCCAATGGATTGGTGTGTGTCCTGGATTTGAAGAGCTCCAAGGTGATTCGAGCCATCCAAATGGGACAGAGAGTGACGGCGCTGAGCGTGGTCAGTCCCATGGGTGGACCTATGGCAAATCATCGGACCATGGCTGAAGAG CTTATGTTCTTTTACGGAATCGTGGCTGTGGGTACCTTGGAAGGTCATTTGTACCTCGTGGATTTGGGCCTTGATCTGTCCTCTCAAGATGTCCTCCTCGACACGGATCATCTCGAAGCCGATGTGACCAGTTCCGAAAAGTATCCCGCCCAATTACACTTCATCGCTCCCAAGAACGAATCCTCGCGAGCCAACATTGCCGACATCCGTCAAAAGGTCATGCGAAGGGGTCAACATTTGGCCCTCTCCTTGAATGAATCGTCCTACGTCAATCGCGCTTTCCAGCATGTGAGCAGCGCCACGGGCGATTCTACCTACTTCCCCGAAGAGAGCGTGACCGTGTGCTCCTTGAAGTACATCCCTCAATTGGCCACCTTGGCGGCGGGCTTCAATTATGGCTCATGGCAAATGTGGAACATTGGACGGCTTTTCTTGGAGTTCAGCTCGAATTATGGCGGTCCCGAAAGTCTGCCCGTGGTGGAGTTCACCTTTCAGGAGCCGGAAAACGATCCTCGACATTTCTGTTACATTTGGACGATGCAGTCAGAAAACGATTACGATCTGTTGTCCGAGAAATTGGCTGTGAACTCGGTGTCTTCGATCGCTCTTCACGCTTTGTCCTATGAGAACAGGGACGATGGGGAACAATATGGGGTGCTTTACACGGGATTGACTTCGTGCACGCCGCGATTTGAATATAGACTGAGTGGCAATTCCGTCACTGATGATGAG TTGGTCGGGACTCTGGGCATCtcttgctccactttgggcTTTGACACCACAGCCTCGGCTTTGAGAAGTTCCCAAGATAACGAAGATTTCAGTGATGCCGATGGGGTCAGCTCCAACTTGGGTTTGGCCGTGTTCCTGTGGCAAGTTCATCTCAAAGACGAACCTCAGCCCGAATTTTACTTTGGTTTGTTCGACCTGAACGCCTGGTATCAG GCTCAAATGCCCTCTGGCGTGGATCCAGCTTGCACCAATCATTGCTCGTTCCTGAGTATTTGTCCTTTGGAGGACCTGGTCTTGTCCGCCAAAGATTCCTTGGACTTTGGCATGAACCCTGTGCAACTCCTCAACATTGGCATTGACGTGAACTCCTTGTCCAGATATCAATCTTTGAGCAATGCAGAACAGCATTTCTTTCCCTCCGCATTGACCTTTGAAATCGTGGCTTTGATGCGAGAAGGTTTCATGTACGTCACCAATCTGGGCCTTCAACGCAAG GTCTTGTTGGAGCTGCAAACACGAGGAAGAGTGGATCTAGCTGACCCCCAGCATCTTCATCATTTGTGTGTTTTGTCGGGGTTGGTGAGTCAAGACTTCCCTGGAACTTTGAGTACTCAAGAGCAGCGCTCTCAGCTTTTGACGGTGGCCCTGGAGAACCATTTGGTTAGTCTCTTGACTGGTTGCGTTTGGCATTGGAAAGATG GCAAGTATGTCAATGCGGGATGTTCCCTGAAAATGATTCTTGATTGGTCATGGGAGAGAGTAACTCAAATCAAGCATTCCATTGATAAG gtgactttgccattgtttgaCTTGTCTTGCTTGGAGTTGAATGAAGCCACTCGGAAGTCATTGCTACAAAGCTCTCAGCAACTTCGGCATCTCTGTTCCGTTAACGAGGCCCTGATCAAGCATGCTGGAATTGTCACGGAGCATGGGATGCAAGATCTGGAAACCAAGTACGAGGTGACCAATCTGGTCAACCAATATTTAGAGGTCATTCTCTGGTTCTTCAATGCCAAATTATTACCCGAACTGCCCGAAGAAGATTCAAATGAG GATCCTGAGTCGTCGAATAATCCTTACCCCGTGGCCTTGCTCATGTCTATCTACAAAGCCAAACGAGAACGGATGAAGAAGCAACTGAGCAAATATTCGTTTAATGACACTCCCTGTCTGATCATTGACGGACTCTGCGATGAATTTGGAGAGAACCTTCAC GTGAATTTTGAGCGTGCCGGTGGCGATGGGCTATACCCTCCGCCCACTTTACACGCCCTCCTCACCATGTACTTGATCAATCTGGGTACGGATGTGAACAAGCATCGGATCGTGCAGTATCTGTTCCTGGACATTGCCTCCTATCTGCACGGCGATAAATGGGCTTATCTGATCGACAATCTGATCAAGTTCCCATCCGCATTCAGTGTGCCGCCCTCCATCATTAAATTGACCCAAGCCTTCTGGCTCCTGGATCACGAGGATTTCGAAGAGGCCATGACCATGCTGTCCGACCCATTGATCTCCAATCAGGACATTGCCGATTGGCAACATCGCGTCATTCTGGTGCTCTTTCTGGTCCAAAACCAGcccaaattggccttgaaatacTCGCGCATCCGGAAACCGCCGCAAAAAGACCTCTCCGATATTCAGTTGCAT ATCGCCATTCTTTTGGCCAATGGCATGGTCCATGAAGCGTTCCAATACCAGAGGAACCGTCGGAATACGAGGAACGCCTCAGAAATGCTCCAGCATTTCTTGGAGAAGGCTGAGGAACTGGGTAAATTGGACTCGGTCCTCCAATTGTCCTTGGTCACCGTGGAGGAAAAGGAACTGATACTGTTCCTTGAGCGATCCTCTCGACCCAGTTCCCAAGAGATCCTTCTGATGTACTATCTCCAACGTTCTCGCTACAGCGAGGCCATGCAACTCAATGAGAAATTGGATACCATGCCTGGAAGCCGAGAGACCAGTCAGACGCGGAGAGCCATTATGGAGCGCTTCTCCAGGAACAATCTCATTCCCAATACCCTCATGCACCGATTCTCGAAGGCCACCAGTCTCAGTGATCGCCTCAAGTTGAATGCTCCCAATCGAGCCTTTCCAGTTCCGTTGAGTTTGGAAATCAAGACGCGGGAATTCAACCCGATCTTCCATGCCTCCGCCATTCAAGAACagatggagaagaagaagcaggaATTGGAAGAGCAAACCAGGGCGCATATGGCGGCCTTCACGCCATTCAGGCCACGAGAACAACGATCCCTGGCCAAACGGAAGTACAGCGAAATCCCTGCTGTGGTGTTCCCCAAGGATGTCTCCTTGAACGAAAGCAGTCTAAGCTCTTTGAACGGGAGTGTTCAAGGAGATCTAGACGTTACTCCACCTCCGTTCAAGCGACATCGTTTGAGCGAAATGCCGCCATTATCGGCTGCCGGTAAGAAACGCATGGCCAGCTTCAGGGATCAGCCCTCCATCAGTGCCCATATTCTATCGGTCTTGGAGACGCCCGTAATCAATCGAACCAAGGGTAAACGATCCATGGCCGAAATTGTCCTCGGAAAAGATCCTCCCGCCATTGCCACCCCTCAATctattttgaaagtcaagcGACTCATGTCGGCCCAAAGTCCGTCGCCAGCCTCGGAAAGTGGGGCAGGTGGAGTGGGTGGGGCACGGTGGAATTTTAGCCCGGAGGAAGATCCCGAGGCCGAAAGTTGGCTCATGAGAGCCAGACAAAATGAAGCCAGTCAAAGTCGAGACTCTACACCGGCCAAATCTCTGCGCTTCAACGTCCCCAAGAAGCTTGATATTGAAGGAGGAGTAGAGGACGATGACGTGGAGGAAGGTCAGATTGTGGGTGAGACGAAGGACGATGACGCCGATGACGTCTCCGTTGAGGAGAAGAAGCACGTCCAATTCCACATCCAATTCTCGTTAGAGGAGTTTCCCGAGGAATCGGCCAAACTTTTGGCTTTGGTCAAGAATCTGCCTGAACCGGAGGATTGCCGTATGGAGGATGCTCCCGAAGCTGCCGAACAAATCGAGGCCGAGAccgccaaatttgaagagatcGATCCCCAAGTGGCGCCTCAACCTCAGATCGTAGTCGATGATGCGCCTGTCCGTGAAGAAGACATGGACGAACCCATCGAAATCCTCGAACCTGATCCCCTGGAAGAGGCTTTAGAGACGGTAGAAAATGTCGTCGAAATCGAAGTCGCTATCGAAGAGGTGCCCAATGAAGTTGAAGCCGAACCTGTGGAGAATTTGACGGTGATTGTTGAAGGATCCGGGGAGTCAGTGGAAAAACCACTCACACCTCCAGAACCACCCTCCATGGGAGAAGTAAGCGTTACCGAAGTACAGGATgaagatggtgatgatgagCCCGACTCGAAAATCGAATTGTCCATGATGGCAGATTTGGCCGTGCCCAATGACGATGGAACAATGGCAGTGGATCAAATTGAGGTGAAGGTTCAAGTTGAAACCCACGTTGAGGTCTCGACTCCTTCAAGGGAAGTCAATCTCGAAGAAATTCAAGACATCATTGCCGACCGGGAGCGATCTGGCACGCCTCAATCCTCCTCGGGCTCTCCAAACAAGACTAAGGTGTCTTGGTCCAGTAGAATTCCGAGGCCTGTTGCCGAAGGACAACCCATCCGATCGACCACGTCTTTGTCTCGAACATTGGCCGAAGAGATCTTAGGTGAAGCTttgcatgatgatgatgaagaagaagaaaccgATAAATCAAGTGAGAATGTGGAGGAACGAAATATCTCGGATGATGTAGAAACCGAGGCTACTGAAAGTCATTCTGAGGTTGCTGTGGAAGTGGTTCAGTCTCAGACCCTCGAAAACGTAGAACAAGAGCCACAACTAAGTCAGACGTCTACGGAAGACGCTGAAAAGTTGAACACATCTAGCAAATCATCGGAAGATGCCAACGTCGATGACGGAAACACGGTCGAAAAGAGCTCTGATCCCACGTTAAACAAAGCCGATTCTGATGAAGCGAAGGAGGTCGAAAAGAGCTCTAGTCCTGCTTCTAGCAAAACAAGTTCCGATGAAGTGAAAGAAGTCCCGTCTATCACGGTCTCTAcggaagaaattgaatttcaagaaaGCTCCAGACCAAGCGATGAGTCTATTCCGGATGCCGAGGAGTCCGAGGCAAAAAGAGACTTGCCCTCATCCAGGAAGTCCTCTCGATCCTCAGTGGTCCAGCCCCATGAAGATGTGGTCAAGACACCCAAGGCCAAGGTTTCTCAGTCCAGTCTCGTCTTGGAGCCTGAAACGAGTAGCAAGAGAAGCTCGAGATCGAGTCGATTGTCCGTAGATCAGGAGTCTACCTTGGACGATAGCCCTAGCAAGCCATTGAGAAGAAGCTCCAGATCCTCCAGAGGAGCTCCATCCCCGTCTAAGTGCGATTGTCATCCCAATGATAGTCCGGAGAAGAAGGGTCCAACCGACACTGATGAGCCTGTGGTCAGAAAGCGCGGACGACCGCGCAAAAATGATACTCCTATTAAGAAGGCAAGCTTGTCGAGGAGTTCCAGATCGAGTATCACGCCTCTAGCCGAAGTTCATGAAGAAGAGGATAAAATGGCAACTCCAGCAAAAAGGGCTTCTCGGAGCTCACGTAGAAGTGTTACTCCTTTACATGAACATTTTGAGGATCCAGGGACCCAAAGTCCCGTGAAAAGGGCTTCACGAAGCTCTCGAAGAAGTGTCACTCCTCTCCTTAaagctgaagaagaagaagacgtagaaaaagaaaaggagacCGAAAGTCCAACCAAAAGGACTTCTCGAAGCTCCCAAAACAGCGTTGTACGTCAAGCTGAggttgaaaaagaagatgaagaaaaagacaaagagaCCGGAAGTCCATTCAAAAGTACTTCTAGAAGCTCCCGAAGAAGTGTCACTCCTCTACTTGAagctgaagaagaaggagatgaagaaaaagacaagCAGACCGAAAGTCCAACCGAAAGGACTTCTCGAAGCTCCCAAAGCAGTGTCACACCTCAAGttaaagttgaaaaagaaaaggccCCCAAAATCGGAACTCCCTCCAAAAGGACCTCTCGAAGTTCTCGAAGAAGCGTCACGCCCCTACCTGAAGCTCAAGACGAGAAGCAAGAAGAGGCAGAGGTCAACACTGCCAAGAAGCAAGGTCGGCCAAAGAAGGACGACACCCCTGTGAAGCCCAGATCTCGGCGGAGTTCTCGAAGTGAAACCGTCACCCCATTGCCAGATTTGGAAGAAGATCTAGAAGCCGAAATCGAGGAACAACGTGAAGATCCCCCTCCTATTAGAACGCGACGATCCTCTGGGGGCTCTACCCGAGGAAGGGTTTCCAGGTCCAATGTCTCAGTTATGGAAGCCTTGCCCGAAGTTGCCGAGGAGATGACTGAGGTCCAGGATGAGGTGCACAAAACCCCGGCCAGGCGATCCACGCGATCTCAATCCAATCAATCGAGTCAACTGGATCGCATGTTTGAGAAGGAAGACTCGCCTCCACTCACGCGATCTCGAGCCAAATCCTTGGAACCCAGTCCAGTGAAATCCAGACGTTTCACTTTAAGCAAAACCTTCTGA
- the LOC131892192 gene encoding uncharacterized oxidoreductase MexAM1_META1p0182-like — protein sequence MDAKVILVTGANSGIGAGIVLHLVRIGYRKIAILARRESMLQQVANDCEGIAPCEILILPKNLLDESACHQAVEDTVDHFGRLDVVISNAGGGSGAAKVRDKCVSDFRHTLDLNVIAPFLITKAALPHLEKTKGNILYVSSIAGTQTVHNYSDYCSAKAALNHFARNVASEEAAKGVRANVLAPGVIVTEGQTHGSSSEQAFDVVRQNLRKYQPLGRVGEIVEMAKLAAFIVSDDNRFMTGSIITADGGVCVDYKPSL from the exons ATGGATGCCAAGGTGATCCTGGTGACGGGTGCAAATTCCGGCATTGGGGCCGGAATTGTCCTCCATCTCGTCCGGATTGGCTATCGAAAAATAGCCATATTGGCACGACGAGAATCCATGTTACAACAAGTGGCAAATGATTGCGAAGGTATCGCTCCATGTGAGATTCTCATACTTCCAAAGAACTTGTTGGACGAATCTGCTTGTCACCAAGCTGTCGAGGACACCGTCGATCATTTTGGAA GATTAGATGTAGTCATTTCCAACGCGGGTGGCGGATCCGGAGCTGCCAAAGTCAGGGACAAGTGCGTGTCCGATTTTCGACATactctggacttgaacgtgATAGCACCGTTTTTGATCACTAAGGCTGCTCTACCTCACTTGGAGAAGACCAAAGGCAACATCCTCTACGTGTCATCGATTGCAG GTACCCAGACAGTGCATAACTACTCGGACTATTGCTCTGCCAAGGCGGCCTTGAATCACTTTGCTCGGAATGTAGCCAGCGAAGAAGCTGCTAAGGGAGTTCGTGCCAATGTTCTTGCTCCCGGTGTGATCGTCACCGAGGGACAGACCCATGGGAGCAGTTCCGAGCAAGC ATTTGATGTGGTCCGACAAAACCTGAGGAAATATCAGCCCTTGGGTCGGGTTGGAGAGATTGTGGAAATGGCCAAGTTAGCGGCTTTCATTGTATCGGATGATAATCGATTCATGACGGGATCCATTATCACTGCCGATGGAGGCGTATGCGTCGATTACAAACCCTCTTTGTGA
- the LOC131892184 gene encoding 3-oxoacyl-[acyl-carrier-protein] reductase FabG-like, translating into MDDKVVLITGSSSGIGEGIAKHMAKIGYKRIALLARREDRLQEVREDLLTLGATAVLVLKADLTVPEECDQAIQKIKTTFGRLDVLVNNAGDYDGIAKIKDLSLEKFKHIIDVNLTSQFYITKISLNLLEATKGNIVFISSIAASSNCEGTGDYGAAKAGLNQFAHILAREEADAGVRVNTVSPGFIPIIGKNGCTVAVAEHWGPQMQPLKEWGQVEDIAKAVGFLTSADAKFITGSNLVIDGGAQTNYSMLTLSVDHH; encoded by the exons ATGGACGACAAAGTCGTCCTCATTACCGGGTCTAGCTCCGGGATTGGAGAGGGGATTGCCAAACACATGGCCAAGATTGGTTACAAGCGAATTGCGTTGTTGGCACGGAGGGAGGATCGGCTGCAAGAAGTGCGGGAAGACCTCTTGACTTTGGGAGCCACAGCGGTGTTGGTCTTGAAGGCCGACCTGACCGTCCCCGAGGAGTGTGATCAAGCCATTCAAAAGATCAAGACCACGTTTGGCC GGCTGGACGTCTTAGTTAACAATGCCGGAGACTACGACGGAATCGCCAAAATCAAAGACTTGTCCTTGGAAAAGTTCAAGCATATCATTGATGTGAACCTGACCAGCCAGTTCTACATAACCAAGATCTCTTTGAATCTCCTGGAAGCCACCAAGGGGAACATTGTGTTCATTTCCTCTATTGCAG CGTCCTCCAATTGCGAAGGAACCGGGGATTACGGGGCAGCCAAGGCTGGCTTGAACCAATTCGCCCACATTTTGGCCAGAGAAGAAGCCGATGCTGGAGTGAGAGTCAACACCGTTTCGCCGGGATTCATTCCcatcattggcaaaaatggatGCAC AGTGGCCGTAGCTGAGCATTGGGGACCACAAATGCAACCTTTGAAAGAATGGGGCCAAGTTGAGGACATCGCCAAGGCCGTGGGATTTTTGACGTCTGCCGATGCCAAGTTCATCACCGGATCCAACCTAGTTATTGACGGTGGAGCCCAAACTAACTATTCCATGCTAACATTGTCTGTAGatcatcattga
- the LOC131893497 gene encoding uncharacterized protein LOC131893497 produces MIRVCLLFLSLTTLGVWGKPKEPAEAQCWVVGECLGSNMGVTFTDNKEDCLKACQEATNCEWFTWHSDSKLCNKFSTCPTLDDSCTTCISGENECESDPGSDFQCNVEGECYGDILGTFPNIDGDDCLAECKKNSQCKWYTYYVTQKACLLFGSCDFQAGSCSSQCVSGEQGCGGGVPPVPGQESKIIAITGRDAGKDVELADLPSGYFNQTSITGCSKPMDFPHAMEGAVGAVVNGRVTVCGGRLTGQIYSECYQLDPQAQNWNSVTSPLLARTYAGSVVVPNLGWWVMGGVENLNNNAMTDATEVYDTALDQWNSGPKLPEKLSAFCAVQIDDSRTFIAGGNTVEDAYRYKTYMFDQKQPTWVQKAELIHPREAPACAVYKDNTKLFVIIAGGYNNAGEVSSAEIYDVELNKMAEGPPLPFPLAGARLINDGDNVILVGGQSKAIYQFSGTDWALMPNELKDDNRAYSVILSVSDQSLYGCQSRKNLYYRYP; encoded by the exons ATGATTCGCGTGTGCTTACTTTTCCTTAGCCTAACTACCTTGGGCGTTTGGGGTAAACCCAAAGAGCCAGCTGAGGCACAATGCTGGGTAGTGGGCGAATGTCTGGGTAGTAATATGGGCGTGACCTTCACCGACAACAAAGAAGATTGCTTAAAGGCTTGCCAAG AAGCGACCAACTGCGAATGGTTCACTTGGCATTCGGATTCCAAGCTTTGCAACAAGTTCAGTACTTGCCCAACTTTGGACGATTCGTGCACAACTTGCATCAGTGGCGAAAATGAGTGTGAATCTGACCCTGGGAGCGATTTCCAGTGCAATGTCGAAGGTGAATGTTATGGTGACATATTGGGTACCTTTCCCAACATTGATGGTGACGATTGCTTGGCG GAATGCAAGAAAAACTCCCAGTGTAAATGGTATACCTATTACGTAACCCAAAAGGCCTGCCTCTTGTTTGGATCTTGTGACTTCCAAGCTGGATCGTGCTCATCGCAATGTGTTAGTGGAGAACAAGGCTGTGGAGGAGGTGTACCGCCAGTTCCCGGACAAG AATCTAAGATTATTGCCATTACCGGCCGAGATGCCGGCAAGGACGTGGAATTGGCCGACCTTCCCAGTGGCTACTTCAATCAGACCTCAATAACCGGATGCTCAAAGCCAATGGATTTTCCTCACGCCATGGAAGGCGCTGTTGGGGCAGTGGTTAATGGCAGGGTGACTGTTTGTGGCGGTCGGTTAACCGGTCAAATCTATTCCGAGTGTTACCAACTGGATCCCCAAGCACAAAATTGGAATTCGGTGACTTCCCCACTGTTGGCCCGAACCTATGCTGGCTCCGTGGTGGTTCCCAATCTTGGATGGTGGGTCATGGGTGGTGTGGAGAATCTAAACAATAACGCCATGACAGATGCCACTGAGGTGTACGATACTGCCCTTGATCAATGGAATAGCGGTCCAAAACTGCCAGAGAAGTTGAGCGCCTTTTGTGCGGTGCAAATTGATGATAGTCGTACATTTATTGCCGGAGGAAATACGGTAGAGGATGCATACCGTTACAAGACTTATATGTTTGACCAGAAACAACCCACTTGGGTTCAAAAGGCCGAGTTGATTCACCCAAGGGAAGCGCCGGCTTGTGCAGTTTACAAGGATAACACCAAGCTGTTCGTTATCATTGCGG GTGGTTATAACAATGCGGGTGAGGTTTCATCCGCGGAAATTTACGACGTGGAATTAAACAAAATGGCGGAAGGACCACCATTACCATTTCCATTGGCCGGAGCCCGTTTGATTAACGATGGGGATAACGTGATCTTGGTTGGAGGCCAAAGCAAGGCCATCTACCAATTCTCGGGGACGGATTGGGCGCTGATGCCCAACGAGCTAAAAGACGATAACCGAGCGTattcagtgattttgagtgtgTCCGATCAATCTCTTTACGGATGTCAGTCAAGAAAGAACCTTTATTACAGATACCCATAA